One window of the Microcoleus sp. AS-A8 genome contains the following:
- the hppD gene encoding 4-hydroxyphenylpyruvate dioxygenase — protein MGNARQAALFYSQFLGFTITAYRGLETGSREVASYVVEQGDIRFVLSTGLSPEHPICQSALKHGDGVAIIALEVPNAVSAYKETTARGAVSAIAPTEEEDGYGLFCYAAIQGFGDTLIKFVERSDYQGIFAPGFVPRYSNKPSSASLSSGIRYNNGVGLLNIDHVVGNVELGEMERWVQFFADTMDFRLLKHFDDQTISTEYSALISIVMQDETGKIKIPINEPAKSKRKSQIEEYLEYNHGPGVQHIACRTNNIIETVSQMQAAGIEFLRIPRNYYDDLEARLGKIDEPINKLAELGILVDRDEDGYLLQIFTQPVQDRPTLFFEIIERHGAEGFGEGNFKSLFEAIEREQAMRGNF, from the coding sequence GTGGGAAACGCTAGACAGGCAGCGCTGTTTTATTCCCAGTTTTTGGGTTTCACCATTACGGCATACCGAGGGTTAGAAACAGGTAGCCGGGAAGTCGCTTCTTATGTAGTAGAACAAGGAGATATTCGATTTGTTTTAAGCACGGGATTGAGTCCCGAACACCCAATTTGCCAAAGTGCGCTGAAGCACGGCGATGGAGTTGCCATTATCGCATTGGAAGTGCCAAATGCAGTCAGTGCTTATAAGGAAACGACGGCTAGGGGGGCAGTCAGTGCGATCGCGCCTACAGAAGAAGAGGACGGATACGGACTATTTTGCTACGCTGCGATTCAAGGTTTTGGAGATACATTAATCAAATTTGTCGAACGAAGCGATTACCAAGGGATATTTGCTCCTGGTTTTGTACCTAGATATAGTAATAAGCCATCCAGCGCTAGTCTATCTTCAGGGATACGCTATAACAACGGAGTCGGACTGCTCAACATTGACCATGTTGTTGGCAATGTCGAGTTGGGAGAAATGGAGCGATGGGTGCAATTTTTTGCGGACACGATGGATTTCCGCCTCTTGAAACATTTTGATGACCAGACCATTTCTACTGAGTACTCGGCTTTGATATCCATCGTCATGCAAGATGAGACTGGCAAGATCAAAATACCCATTAACGAACCAGCCAAAAGCAAACGGAAATCGCAAATTGAAGAGTACCTAGAATATAACCACGGCCCAGGAGTGCAGCACATTGCTTGCCGAACAAATAACATTATCGAAACCGTTTCTCAGATGCAGGCAGCGGGAATCGAATTTCTTCGCATACCGAGAAATTATTACGACGACTTGGAAGCACGGCTAGGAAAAATTGATGAGCCAATTAATAAGTTAGCGGAACTGGGAATCTTGGTGGATCGGGATGAAGACGGATATTTACTGCAAATTTTTACCCAACCCGTGCAAGACCGCCCGACTCTGTTTTTTGAGATAATTGAACGGCATGGGGCGGAAGGCTTTGGTGAGGGAAACTTCAAATCTTTGTTTGAAGCGATTGAACGGGAACAAGCCATGCGGGGAAATTTTTGA
- a CDS encoding response regulator: MSLGSDEKGVILIVDDNPDTLDLLFFVLSDSDFTVLLANNGKIALQTVEEAHPDLILLDVMMPGIDGFEICRRLKANESSQDIPVIFMTALSDTEDKVKGFGVGAVDYITKPIQEEVLKARITTHLTIRNLNRSLVEQNKRLQAEIRERQKKEEELRLSNQAIAASSDGIVIADARKPDMPITYVNPAFERLTGYQAEEVIGRNCRFLQGNDTDQPALNELREAIREGRGCKVILSNYRKDKTLFWNELSVSPIYDTEGNLTHFVGIQSDITERKVAQEALHYQQEQTENLLLNILPKPIAERLKLEPITIADSFEEVSVLFADLVGFTEFSNRRSAKELVEVLNVIFSGFDQLADKHGLEKIKTIGDAYMVVAGLPMPRPDHTSAIAHMALDMQQSLIQVNAKTGESFSMRIGINSGSVVAGVIGLKKFSYDLWGDTVNTASRMESLGIPGTIQVTAQTYERLRDQFIFEERGIIPVKGKGEMTTYLLKGRKSQL; encoded by the coding sequence ATGAGCCTTGGTAGTGACGAAAAAGGCGTCATTTTAATTGTTGACGACAACCCAGATACTTTGGATTTGCTATTCTTTGTTTTGAGTGATTCTGATTTTACCGTCTTATTAGCGAATAATGGCAAAATTGCTCTCCAGACCGTCGAAGAGGCTCATCCCGATCTGATTCTTTTAGATGTGATGATGCCGGGAATTGATGGGTTTGAAATCTGCCGCCGTCTGAAAGCGAATGAGTCAAGCCAAGACATTCCAGTCATTTTTATGACAGCGCTTTCCGATACAGAAGATAAGGTCAAAGGTTTTGGTGTCGGGGCAGTAGACTATATCACTAAGCCAATTCAGGAAGAAGTCCTGAAAGCGCGGATTACGACTCACTTAACGATCCGGAACCTAAATCGTAGCCTGGTTGAGCAGAATAAAAGACTGCAAGCGGAGATTAGGGAACGTCAGAAAAAAGAAGAGGAACTGCGACTCTCGAACCAAGCGATCGCCGCGAGTAGTGATGGTATTGTCATCGCTGATGCCAGAAAACCTGACATGCCCATCACCTATGTCAATCCGGCATTTGAACGACTAACCGGCTACCAAGCTGAAGAGGTGATAGGACGAAACTGTCGTTTTCTGCAAGGCAATGACACCGATCAACCGGCCCTCAATGAACTCCGCGAGGCAATCCGAGAAGGGAGGGGCTGCAAGGTTATATTATCCAATTATCGCAAAGATAAGACCCTTTTCTGGAATGAATTAAGTGTTTCACCGATCTATGATACAGAGGGCAACCTCACTCATTTTGTAGGGATTCAATCGGATATTACTGAGCGCAAGGTAGCGCAAGAAGCACTGCACTACCAACAGGAACAAACAGAGAATTTGTTGCTCAATATTTTGCCTAAGCCAATTGCCGAACGGTTGAAACTGGAGCCAATCACGATCGCTGATAGTTTTGAAGAAGTTAGTGTTCTATTTGCTGACCTTGTTGGCTTTACTGAGTTCTCAAATCGGCGCTCGGCAAAAGAATTGGTTGAGGTTTTGAATGTGATTTTCTCAGGGTTCGATCAACTCGCCGACAAACATGGTTTAGAGAAAATTAAAACCATTGGTGATGCCTATATGGTAGTCGCAGGTCTCCCCATGCCCCGACCGGATCATACCAGTGCGATCGCCCATATGGCTCTCGATATGCAACAATCACTGATTCAGGTCAATGCTAAAACGGGTGAATCCTTTAGTATGCGAATTGGCATCAATTCGGGTTCAGTTGTCGCGGGCGTGATTGGACTCAAAAAATTCAGTTACGATTTGTGGGGTGATACCGTCAATACTGCGAGTCGGATGGAATCTCTCGGCATTCCTGGTACCATCCAAGTTACGGCACAAACCTATGAACGATTACGAGACCAATTTATTTTTGAAGAGCGAGGTATCATCCCAGTCAAAGGCAAAGGCGAGATGACCACGTATTTGCTTAAAGGCAGAAAAAGTCAGCTATAA
- the moaC gene encoding cyclic pyranopterin monophosphate synthase MoaC — translation MQQENFSTQPLTHLDPQGQAQMVDVSSKVATRRQAIAAAQVRMQTATFEAIEAGNAPKGDVLGTARLAGIMAAKQTSQLIPLCHPLPLHKVEVQLTPDPQLPGYQIQASVTTKAETGVEMEALTAVSVAALTLYDMAKALEKSIQIESIRLLSKTGGKSGDYLLEEDVVN, via the coding sequence ATGCAGCAAGAAAATTTTTCAACTCAACCCCTGACTCATTTAGATCCTCAGGGTCAAGCCCAGATGGTGGATGTTTCCAGCAAGGTAGCTACCCGACGTCAGGCGATCGCCGCCGCCCAAGTTAGGATGCAAACCGCTACGTTTGAGGCGATTGAAGCGGGTAATGCTCCCAAAGGAGATGTATTGGGAACAGCAAGACTGGCGGGTATTATGGCGGCTAAACAAACCTCCCAGTTGATTCCCCTGTGCCATCCCTTGCCCCTGCACAAAGTAGAAGTGCAACTCACTCCCGATCCTCAGTTACCCGGATATCAGATTCAGGCGTCTGTCACCACCAAAGCCGAAACCGGTGTGGAAATGGAAGCGCTGACAGCCGTTTCTGTTGCAGCCCTCACTCTCTATGACATGGCCAAAGCCCTGGAAAAGTCTATCCAGATTGAATCGATTCGCCTATTGAGCAAGACAGGCGGCAAGTCAGGGGATTACCTCCTTGAGGAGGATGTTGTCAATTAG
- a CDS encoding 2TM domain-containing protein: protein MPPRWPRKPDRNDPDYRRLDDRMNFAVHVALFAAFNSGIWFFRTLYHTNWSWAAWVTGTWALILLAHAIYIFAIANYSLVPSKDSPTKSS, encoded by the coding sequence ATGCCTCCTCGTTGGCCTCGCAAACCCGATCGCAATGACCCAGACTATCGCCGCTTAGATGACCGGATGAACTTTGCCGTACATGTGGCTCTTTTTGCGGCTTTTAACTCTGGGATTTGGTTTTTTAGAACCCTATATCATACCAACTGGAGTTGGGCGGCCTGGGTGACTGGAACCTGGGCATTGATTTTGCTAGCACATGCAATTTATATCTTTGCGATCGCCAATTATTCCCTCGTACCGTCCAAGGATAGCCCCACAAAATCTTCCTAA
- a CDS encoding DUF3181 family protein: MRRTNTTESIEALAAEIGENIYIDIAKWHLYLRDAHLHTTVAERVYPLLTNNTLEEREVVRILEDIHVQLGGGKRQVSLLDLLPTSCQVNLMDLLEEYQRNL, encoded by the coding sequence ATGCGTCGAACCAACACCACAGAATCCATCGAAGCCCTCGCGGCTGAGATTGGGGAAAACATTTACATCGACATTGCCAAATGGCACCTTTACTTGAGGGATGCCCATCTGCATACCACTGTGGCAGAACGAGTCTATCCCCTGCTAACCAATAACACACTAGAAGAAAGGGAAGTCGTCCGCATTCTAGAAGATATTCATGTTCAGTTGGGTGGTGGTAAGCGACAAGTTTCGTTACTTGACCTACTCCCTACCAGTTGCCAGGTTAATTTGATGGATTTACTCGAAGAGTATCAGCGTAACCTTTAA
- the murJ gene encoding murein biosynthesis integral membrane protein MurJ: MSKTQKTARSLSGIAGIVAVATLISKVFGLVRQQAIAAAFGVGPAVDAYSYAYVIPGFLLILLGGINGPFHSAIISVLAKRDRSEAAPIVETITTFVGAILLLVVLVLVLFSGVFIDLIGPGLTPQVRAIAIQQLQIMAPMAVLAGLIGIGFGTLNAADMYWLPSVSPLFSSITVIGGIGILALQLGSQITAPKYVMLGGMVLAWGTLSGAILQWLVQVVAQWRAGLGTLRLRFNWKQPGVTDVLKIMGPATLSSGMLQINLYTDLFFASTIPGAAAAISYAGLLVQTPLGIISNMILVPLMPTFSRLAAPENWPELKQRIRQGLLLTAITMLPLGALMMTLAVPIVQVVYQRGAFQSQASELVASLLVAYGVGMFVYLARDVLVRVFYALGDGDTPFRISIVNILLNAVLDYVLVKRFGAPGLILATVTVNFTSTIALLWLLNRKLRGLPLREWSLPLLSLIAGSVLAGLASWGVNWGIQQVWSAEGLLVGLVQLSLSGSVGLGIFALIATRLNLPEVDMFASRIRRKLGR, encoded by the coding sequence GTGTCGAAAACCCAGAAAACCGCTCGTTCCCTATCCGGAATTGCCGGCATCGTGGCGGTTGCCACACTGATTAGTAAAGTTTTTGGATTGGTGCGTCAGCAGGCGATCGCGGCGGCTTTTGGGGTCGGGCCAGCGGTTGATGCTTATAGCTACGCCTACGTGATTCCGGGCTTTTTGTTGATTTTACTGGGTGGGATCAATGGCCCATTTCACAGCGCGATCATCAGTGTCCTGGCTAAACGCGATCGCTCGGAAGCCGCTCCCATCGTAGAAACGATCACAACCTTTGTGGGAGCGATTTTACTGCTCGTCGTCCTGGTTCTGGTTCTATTTTCCGGCGTCTTCATCGACTTGATCGGGCCAGGGTTAACACCCCAAGTGCGTGCGATCGCCATTCAACAACTGCAAATTATGGCTCCGATGGCTGTCCTTGCCGGACTCATCGGGATTGGCTTCGGCACCCTCAACGCGGCTGACATGTACTGGCTCCCTTCAGTCAGTCCTTTATTTTCCAGTATCACCGTGATTGGGGGAATCGGGATTTTAGCTCTGCAACTAGGCAGTCAAATTACCGCCCCCAAATACGTCATGCTAGGCGGCATGGTTTTGGCATGGGGGACACTCAGTGGAGCCATCTTACAGTGGTTAGTCCAAGTGGTGGCTCAGTGGCGGGCGGGTTTAGGGACGTTACGCCTGCGGTTTAATTGGAAGCAACCCGGAGTGACTGACGTTCTCAAAATCATGGGGCCAGCCACCCTTTCCTCCGGGATGTTGCAGATTAACCTTTACACCGATTTGTTTTTCGCCTCTACCATCCCCGGCGCAGCGGCGGCTATCAGCTATGCAGGCTTATTAGTGCAAACGCCACTGGGAATTATTTCCAATATGATTTTAGTGCCGTTGATGCCAACATTTTCCCGACTTGCCGCTCCCGAAAATTGGCCTGAACTCAAGCAGCGCATTCGTCAGGGATTACTCCTTACCGCCATTACCATGTTGCCTTTGGGTGCCTTGATGATGACGTTGGCGGTTCCCATCGTACAAGTGGTTTATCAACGTGGAGCCTTCCAAAGCCAAGCTTCAGAACTCGTTGCTTCCTTGCTGGTAGCCTACGGGGTTGGGATGTTTGTCTACTTGGCACGCGATGTCTTAGTGCGAGTGTTTTATGCTTTGGGTGATGGTGACACACCTTTTCGCATCAGTATCGTCAATATCTTGCTCAATGCCGTGCTAGATTACGTTCTCGTGAAACGTTTCGGTGCTCCGGGTTTGATTTTGGCAACGGTGACAGTGAATTTTACTTCGACAATCGCGCTACTTTGGCTATTGAATCGCAAACTCCGAGGGTTACCGTTGCGAGAATGGAGCTTACCGCTCCTAAGTTTAATCGCTGGCAGTGTTTTGGCGGGGTTGGCTAGCTGGGGAGTCAATTGGGGTATTCAGCAAGTTTGGAGTGCTGAAGGATTGCTGGTTGGACTGGTGCAATTAAGTCTATCTGGTAGCGTGGGCTTAGGCATCTTTGCTCTGATTGCCACACGGCTCAACTTACCAGAAGTGGATATGTTTGCCTCTCGTATCCGCCGCAAGTTAGGGAGGTGA
- a CDS encoding PAS domain S-box protein, whose amino-acid sequence MTSLNLDDFAKQIQDWCQRLAQLQQLTDESSLTPQQQEIIVTAVEGLSTAFAELQVANEELYQQHEELLVTQQALIAERRRYQQLFEFAPDAYLVTDVNGVIQEANRAAATLLKCGQQFLVGNPLACHVAEEERRAFRYQLNQLRQVEGVQEWEVSLRSPNQKPLIAAVRVAAIHTWEGQLMGLRWLMRDITERKRLELELRQANDRLHLAANALDGIIYDWNVENGIVDRTQGLVEVLGYPPEEAQPTLEWWTQFIHPDDRRRVRREISNALANSRDFATEYRIRDKNHQYLHIWDRGQIIRNASGRAVRVVGSTLNISERKQAEEQAQRNAAEIRQIFNMLPSLVWKFCPSSFEFVYVSEMMAELSGISTKAFLENPQIWDDRVDLGHESQEALRIACQAITQGEPYRVIYRFHTLHRGSRWFEVIGRPIDEEGVLYYYGNTTDITERKLAEESLHRLNEELENRVKERTSELEQLNNQLFGEIAERILAQATLHQREQEYRALVEHAPDIIERFDPQGRHLYVNPAIESVTGKSPNEFIGKTNRELGISEPNLSIWEQALSTVFETGQEEQLEFSLVTSQGLKYYQTRLVPEMETDGNLISVLGMTRDITDHKLAIEALRESEQRFRQLTEHINEVFWMVTPDFSKRLYVSRAYEEIWGRSCQSLYDQSNSWRDAVHPEDREILIGKVEQESRGESTDVEYRIVRPDGSIRWIRDRGFPIRDAQGQVYRIAGIAEDVTCRKQAEIESYKVLQRERELSMLKSSFVAMTSHEFRTPLTAISSSTDLLQRYRNRLSEEKQQAHLHRIKSAVQRMTQMLNDILLMSEAEAGKLQFNPTPLNLIQFCRHLVEDVQPTAKEQQVIHFTYRSNGTLAGQDTDEIEQKRFDFLSGLAAWDEKLLRQILGNLLSNALKYSPEGSTVQFDLTAKDDRVIFQIQDQGIGIPPADQSRLFEAFHRANNVGTIQGTGLGLAIVKQCVDLHRGEITFTSEVGKGTTFIVILPLS is encoded by the coding sequence ATGACTAGCTTAAACCTGGACGACTTCGCCAAGCAAATACAGGATTGGTGCCAACGCCTAGCCCAACTGCAACAACTGACGGATGAATCATCTTTAACGCCACAACAGCAGGAAATTATCGTAACAGCCGTTGAAGGACTTAGTACCGCCTTTGCAGAACTGCAAGTCGCTAACGAAGAACTGTATCAGCAACATGAGGAGTTATTAGTTACTCAACAGGCTTTAATCGCAGAACGCCGGCGCTATCAACAACTGTTTGAGTTTGCGCCTGATGCTTACCTAGTGACCGATGTCAATGGGGTGATTCAAGAAGCCAACCGTGCTGCCGCCACACTACTCAAGTGTGGGCAACAGTTCTTGGTCGGCAATCCGTTAGCCTGTCACGTTGCTGAGGAAGAGCGTCGAGCCTTTCGTTATCAACTCAATCAACTGCGTCAGGTGGAGGGGGTGCAGGAGTGGGAGGTGAGCCTGCGATCGCCCAATCAAAAACCACTGATTGCTGCCGTGAGGGTGGCGGCTATCCACACTTGGGAAGGTCAGCTCATGGGTTTACGTTGGCTGATGCGCGACATTACAGAACGCAAGCGGCTAGAGTTAGAACTGCGGCAAGCCAACGATCGCTTGCATCTGGCTGCCAACGCTTTAGATGGCATTATCTACGACTGGAACGTGGAAAATGGCATCGTTGACAGGACACAGGGTCTGGTAGAGGTTTTAGGTTATCCTCCGGAAGAAGCCCAACCGACCCTGGAGTGGTGGACTCAGTTCATCCATCCCGATGATCGACGACGCGTCCGTCGGGAGATTTCCAACGCCCTCGCCAACAGCAGGGATTTTGCCACTGAATATCGGATTCGCGACAAAAACCATCAGTACCTGCATATTTGGGATAGAGGACAGATTATCAGAAATGCCAGTGGGCGGGCTGTGCGTGTAGTCGGCAGTACCTTGAATATTAGCGAGCGCAAACAAGCCGAAGAACAAGCCCAGCGAAATGCTGCCGAGATTCGTCAAATCTTTAATATGCTACCCAGTTTGGTCTGGAAGTTCTGCCCTAGCAGCTTCGAGTTTGTCTATGTCAGCGAGATGATGGCTGAACTCAGTGGCATTTCCACAAAGGCATTCTTGGAGAATCCTCAAATTTGGGATGATCGAGTTGATTTGGGGCATGAGTCGCAAGAGGCGCTCAGAATCGCTTGCCAAGCGATTACCCAAGGCGAACCCTACCGAGTTATTTATCGGTTTCACACTCTTCACCGAGGATCTCGATGGTTTGAAGTGATCGGGCGACCGATTGATGAGGAGGGCGTACTCTACTACTACGGCAACACCACAGACATCACGGAGCGCAAGCTAGCCGAAGAATCTTTGCACAGGCTGAACGAAGAATTAGAAAATCGAGTCAAAGAGCGCACATCTGAGTTAGAACAGCTTAATAATCAACTCTTTGGCGAGATTGCTGAACGCATATTGGCTCAGGCCACACTCCACCAACGCGAACAGGAATATCGAGCCTTGGTGGAACACGCACCTGATATTATTGAGCGGTTTGACCCACAAGGACGTCATCTCTATGTCAACCCCGCCATTGAAAGCGTTACAGGTAAATCACCCAATGAGTTTATTGGTAAAACCAATCGGGAACTCGGCATCTCAGAACCCAATTTATCGATTTGGGAGCAGGCGTTAAGCACGGTTTTTGAGACGGGACAGGAAGAACAACTGGAGTTTAGCTTAGTCACCAGCCAAGGACTAAAGTACTACCAAACCCGCTTAGTCCCCGAAATGGAGACGGATGGCAATTTGATCTCTGTGTTGGGAATGACGCGGGACATCACCGACCATAAGCTGGCGATTGAGGCACTGCGGGAGAGTGAACAGCGGTTCCGCCAGTTGACCGAACATATCAATGAAGTATTCTGGATGGTTACCCCCGATTTCAGCAAAAGATTATACGTTAGCCGTGCGTATGAGGAGATATGGGGTCGCTCTTGCCAGAGTTTGTATGACCAGTCTAATTCTTGGAGAGATGCGGTTCATCCTGAAGATCGAGAGATCCTGATAGGCAAGGTGGAGCAAGAGTCTCGTGGCGAATCTACGGATGTGGAGTATCGGATTGTGCGACCGGATGGGTCAATTCGTTGGATACGCGATCGCGGCTTTCCGATCCGTGATGCACAAGGTCAAGTTTACCGCATCGCTGGAATTGCCGAGGATGTTACCTGCCGCAAACAAGCGGAAATAGAAAGTTATAAGGTACTCCAACGCGAGAGGGAACTAAGTATGCTCAAGTCCAGCTTTGTCGCTATGACTTCCCATGAGTTCCGCACTCCTCTAACGGCGATTTCCTCTTCTACTGACTTGTTGCAGCGTTACCGGAACCGATTGTCAGAAGAGAAACAACAAGCTCATCTTCATCGCATTAAATCGGCTGTTCAACGCATGACTCAGATGTTGAATGATATCCTTCTGATGAGTGAAGCGGAAGCCGGGAAACTTCAATTCAACCCTACACCGTTGAATTTAATACAATTTTGTCGCCATTTAGTAGAAGATGTGCAACCCACTGCCAAAGAACAGCAGGTGATTCATTTTACTTATCGCAGCAATGGCACTCTTGCCGGACAAGATACCGATGAAATCGAGCAGAAAAGATTCGATTTTCTCTCTGGTTTGGCTGCATGGGATGAGAAACTGCTACGGCAGATTCTGGGCAATTTGCTCTCGAATGCCCTGAAGTATTCTCCAGAAGGCAGTACGGTTCAGTTTGACCTCACGGCTAAGGATGACCGAGTAATCTTCCAAATTCAAGACCAAGGAATTGGCATTCCCCCTGCCGATCAATCCCGCTTGTTTGAAGCCTTTCATCGTGCAAATAATGTCGGTACAATTCAGGGAACCGGATTAGGATTGGCGATTGTTAAACAATGCGTGGATTTACATCGAGGTGAGATTACCTTTACCAGTGAAGTCGGCAAAGGGACAACATTTATCGTCATTTTACCGTTATCCTAA
- the sfsA gene encoding DNA/RNA nuclease SfsA gives MQNWIYRYPPLETGVLLKRYKRFFADIQLTSGEVITAHCPNTGPMTGVSTPGSLVKVSRSDSPKRKLPYTWEMIQVEDNEPTWVGVNTALPNRVIKLALQQRLFPELVSSYNEICCEVPYGKELKSRVDFLLKTTPTPLRAATEELALCDRIEPPIYLEVKSVTLSQGHVALFPDTVTTRGQKHLRELMALLPQSRAVMLYFINRGDCLSCVPADSYDPVYGQLLREAVLQGVEVLPCRFAITPEGIRYLGLAEFLPMQPPVMAKADVPLRSSQTKNLG, from the coding sequence ATGCAAAATTGGATTTATCGTTACCCGCCCCTAGAAACCGGAGTCTTACTCAAGCGCTACAAACGCTTTTTTGCCGATATTCAACTGACCTCTGGGGAAGTCATAACCGCTCATTGCCCGAATACCGGCCCCATGACGGGTGTCTCCACTCCTGGAAGTTTAGTCAAAGTTTCCCGCAGCGATAGTCCTAAGCGGAAGTTACCCTATACCTGGGAAATGATTCAGGTTGAGGACAACGAACCAACTTGGGTTGGCGTTAACACCGCACTCCCCAATCGAGTGATTAAGTTAGCTTTGCAACAACGCTTATTTCCAGAGTTAGTCAGCAGCTACAACGAAATTTGCTGCGAGGTTCCCTATGGCAAAGAACTGAAAAGTCGGGTGGATTTTTTACTCAAAACTACTCCCACCCCCTTGAGGGCAGCCACCGAAGAACTCGCATTGTGCGATCGCATTGAACCTCCTATCTATTTAGAAGTTAAGAGTGTCACCTTATCTCAGGGGCATGTGGCATTATTTCCCGATACAGTCACCACTCGCGGACAAAAGCACCTGCGAGAATTAATGGCACTTCTGCCCCAATCAAGGGCAGTAATGCTCTATTTTATTAATCGGGGTGACTGTCTTTCCTGTGTTCCGGCTGATAGTTATGACCCTGTCTACGGTCAACTGTTGCGAGAAGCCGTACTTCAGGGGGTTGAAGTGTTACCCTGCCGTTTTGCAATTACCCCTGAAGGAATTCGCTATTTGGGGTTGGCTGAATTTCTGCCCATGCAACCGCCAGTGATGGCGAAAGCTGATGTTCCTCTTAGGAGTTCTCAGACTAAAAATTTGGGATAG
- a CDS encoding NAD(+) kinase codes for MQLKQVIIAYKAKDSNSRSWAEKCARQLEKRQCHILMGPSGAQDNPYPVFLASAMSQIDLAVVLGGDGTALAAARHLASEGVPILAVNVGGHLGFLTEPFEEFKETEKIWDRLSEDRYAIQRRMMVQATVFEGSRTNLEPMSDRFLALNEMCVKPTSADRMITSVLEMEIDGEVVDQYQGDGLIVATPTGSTCYTLSANGPILHDGMEALTVTPICPLSLSSRSIVLPSGSVVSIWPLGDYELNTKLWTDGVLGTSIWPGQRVDVRMADCYAKFIILRENYSYYQTLREKLQWAGARIPYSNNHRNGK; via the coding sequence GTGCAGCTAAAGCAGGTGATCATTGCGTATAAAGCCAAAGACTCCAACAGCCGCAGTTGGGCAGAAAAATGTGCTCGGCAATTGGAAAAACGCCAGTGCCATATTTTGATGGGCCCTAGTGGTGCACAGGATAATCCCTACCCTGTGTTTTTAGCCTCCGCCATGAGCCAGATCGATTTAGCTGTAGTACTGGGCGGCGACGGCACAGCCCTCGCTGCCGCGAGACATCTTGCCTCAGAAGGAGTGCCGATTTTAGCCGTCAATGTGGGTGGACACTTAGGGTTTCTCACTGAACCGTTTGAGGAATTTAAAGAGACGGAGAAAATTTGGGATCGATTAAGTGAAGATCGCTACGCCATTCAGCGGCGGATGATGGTTCAAGCGACTGTATTTGAGGGAAGTCGCACCAACCTGGAACCCATGAGCGATCGCTTTTTAGCACTGAATGAAATGTGCGTTAAACCCACCTCAGCGGATCGGATGATTACCTCTGTTCTAGAGATGGAAATAGACGGGGAAGTCGTCGATCAGTACCAAGGTGACGGACTGATTGTTGCCACTCCCACTGGCTCAACTTGCTACACTCTTTCAGCCAATGGGCCAATTTTACACGATGGTATGGAAGCTCTTACGGTGACGCCAATTTGCCCCTTGAGTCTTTCTAGTCGTTCTATTGTTTTGCCCTCTGGTTCTGTGGTTAGCATTTGGCCTCTAGGGGATTACGAACTCAATACCAAACTCTGGACGGATGGTGTTTTAGGCACTTCCATTTGGCCTGGACAACGCGTAGATGTTCGCATGGCGGATTGTTACGCAAAATTTATTATTTTGCGAGAGAACTATTCCTATTACCAGACGTTACGAGAAAAGCTGCAATGGGCGGGTGCCAGAATTCCTTATAGTAACAATCATCGCAACGGGAAATAG